TTCTTCATGCCACCTATGCTTACGGAATGTGCAATATGTACGCGCGTGCCGAATTACGCTGGAGTCCCCTCAATACACCCGTTGGGTGCCTCAGAAGCTTGGGTCAGCGCAAAGGTAAGAATGCGGCCGCGGGGTACGAGGGAAAGGCACGCTTCCGTAACACGCGTGATTTGATCGAAAAAACGTGGACGAGATTCGTATTATTTTGCGCCTGCTCTATGATCATGACATCTTCAGCGCGCGCAACAGACCACAGCCCCTTGTTCAGCTATGCGACGCCTGTTAATGCCGAAGGGGAGTTCAGTTTCGACACTGGACTCTTTGGCCGTACCGGATCTGGGGGAACTCAGTTTTCAACTGGGTCAGGGTTTGGGTATGGCCTTAGGCCGCACGTCACTATCAACGCCTTTCTACCTGTCACATTCGGAACGGGCAATCTACCAGAAAGCCGAATCATGAGCGGTTCTGAATGGGCAATGGGTGTGTCTTGGCGCTTTCTCGATTCCGTCATTGGCGTGGGACGTCGGCTGGAGTCAACAGCGTCCGTAAGCGCAGTTGCGTCAGGTCCACAGCCTGCCACGGGCATACTTGGCGATCTGCATCGAGCGCCCGGTGTTGCTGGAACATTAGCAGCGGGAATGACTTCGCGGAGTCAATATCTTTGGGTAGGCTGTGGCTACACGCGTTATGCCAATGCTTCACATGACAGAAGACCTGACACAACATCTTGGAGCGTGGCATATGGTTACCGGCCGTCCAAGCTACGCCGAGGCGTCGATCAATGGGATTACCGTGGATTTATGGAGTTAGCCGGCGAACACACTGGAGAGGTGAAAAGCAGTGGAACGATCCTGCCGAACAGCAGTTCTACCACGGTGTGGCTGGGACCTTCCGTCTTGGGGATCTTTAAGGAATTCGCAGTTGAGGCCGGGGTCCAGGGTCCAATCATTCGTGATGAATCGGACGTTATTTATGGCCGTGAGCGCATTCGTTTCGGAGTCAACCTCAGCTATCTCAAATACTCGTCGCGGAGTCGCTCTCGTTGAAGGGATTGGTGATGAAGATCGCAATTGCCGGAATCCTTGGAATGTGTGCGCTGACCGCTCAGGGCCAGTACAAGCAGATTAATTTGACTGTCTTCGGAATGGACTGTCCTCCGTGCGCCTTCGCAATCCGGCTCTCTATGAAGAACGTCCGTGGGGTCAGCGGCGTTGATGTCGACCTGAACAAGGGGCTGGTCGCGATCAAATTGACAGCTGGAAGTACAGCTGAGCTGAGACAGTTCAACGAGGCCGTGGAAAAGAACGGCTTCGCACATCAAGATGCAGATGTGCTTGTCGAGGGTGTTCTATCAGGCTCGCCGAAAGCACCGCTCCTGCAGGTAACGGGCACAAACGATCGCTACGCACTAATGCCGTTCGCTCAAGGAGTCGATGTTACATCCCTATTGGGAAAGTCGATAATCGTACAAGGTGTATTACCTCAGTCGGCGAAAGGTAAGGTTCCGGTCACCCTTCGATACAAGACGATCGCGGTGCCCCAATGACGACTTCTTCGCTTCTAATGCCAGCGATCAAGCGGGTTCGCCAAGCGTCGCTGATGAACTATCTATCATTGTTCGGGTCCTTCAGCACGCTCCTTTGCTGCGCCTTACCTTCGTTGCTTGTGTTGATGGGGATGGGAGCCACTGTAGCTTCCGCACTCTCAGTCGCTCCATGGCTTGTGACGATGTCGAAGCATAAAGTGTGGACGTTCGCTATCGCCGGCATACTCATCAGCATGAGCTTCATGATGACGTATTGGATGGCTCCTCGGATGAGAGAGGGGGAAGCTTGCATAGAAGATGATCCGACGATGTGCGGGCGAGTAAGCAAGTTCAGCCGTATGCTGCTGTGGGGTTCAGCTACGATTTGGTCTTTCGGTTTCTTCATGGCCTACGTCCTGGGGGGCATACTGGAGTGGTACCAATTTGTATGGTTTCGCCTGCTGTGTGGCCTCCTTGTGATTGCAATCGGCTGCTGGCTATATCTGTATCGACTCCGCCTCCGAGCTGCATCGATGAAGATGCGCTTTGATGAACGGCTCGAAGAGAGGTCTCGTCTAGCGCGCGATCTGCACGATACGTTGCTGCAAACCATTCAAGGTGGAAAACTCGTCGCTGACAATGAAAAGAATAATGTGCAGGAGCCCGCGGCAAAGATTGCTCTTCATCGTCTCTCTTCCTGGTTGGAGCGAGCTGTCCTTGAAGGCAGAGCTGCTTTAGACTCTCTTCGCGTTTCTACAACCGAGAGCAATCACCTCGCCGGCTCTTTGCGTGAGGCTTTCGAAGGCTGTAATGCTCAGATGGAGTTGGAATTGTTAGTGATAGGTGCGAACAAAGAAATGCATCCAATCGCACGAGATGAGGTTTACAAAATTGGACATGAAGCCATACTGAACGCCTGCAATCATTCCAGAGGTAAACGTCTCATCGTCGAGCTTGTCTACGATCAAAATATGCTCCTGCGAATCCAAGATGATGGCGAAGGCATCGCCCCACACATCCTGCAAGCCGGCAGATCGGGCCATTACGGGTTGATCGGAATGCGCGAGAGAGCTGCTCGTATCGGAGCAAAGCACACGGTCGTGTGTTCGGAGACAGGTACAATAGTTACCTTGTTTGTGCCAGGCGAGGCGATCTTCATCGCCTGATCTGGTCTGACTGTTGTACATATTTCCAAGTGAGGATCAATGTCAACAAGCTCTACTGTCGTTGATTGCTGCGGAGCGGTCGCTGAGCCGGACGGAGCGGAAGATTCTGACCGACTACGCCGCCGAGATAGTGTCGTTCGCTTTTGTAAGGCATAGAGTGCTGGTCTTGGAACTCGGAGCTGGAGCAACCGCCAAGACACCCGAGTCTATAAATCGATGCGCTCGTCATCTCGAGCATGGCCATCACATGCGGTTTCATATTTCCCTCGCGCGAACGGAAGACCACGGTCATAGAGGTTTAGGGCTGAGGATCTTCGCTAGAATGATTCCGATCATCCAGTCACAGACCATACTTCTATTGTTGGTCTTAATGTCCTGGGAGCACCCCCAAACTTAGGGATTTTACCTGCCTAATCTAGTAGGCGCTGTTTCTAACCGGGTGTTTCCGGCTTCAAATGCTGGTTCGAGTAAACCGAGCACTACCCCGATCAATGTGAGTGAGATAGTTGATCACTAGAGCGACTCGTCTTTGTGGGGATCAGCTTTCGATTGGAAGGGCTCACCTAGCCAGTCGCGAAGTCTCCTGGACGGATTTTTGTAGATTGCCTGACCCGGTATGACAACAGATATAACCGTACCACTCTGAGGAGAGCTTGAGATGTTGAAGTTGCCCCCCATAAACAAGGCACGCTCACGCATCCCTGCCAAGCCGAAATGACCCGGCTTGCCGCTACGCAGAACGTCCTCGTCGACACCGTGTCCGTTGTCTCGCACCGTGAGGTAAAAGCGTCTTTTATATTCGAGTTCGACCCATAAATGACGCGCTCCAGAGTGGGCACATGCGTTACGGATCGCCTCATAGGCAATTCGATAAACCTCGTCGCGTGCAATCGGATGCATCTCCCGAATCGCGCCTACCGTCGAAATGCTGATAGCCATTCTGGCACCCCGGATGCAATCATCGGCCACGCGATGAAGAGCTCCTACCAGGTCATTGGCCTCGACCGAGGAACTCCTCAGGGCTTCCAGTGCAGCTCGACCCTCTATGCTCGCACGGTCAAGCCATTCGGAGAGTCGATCCAACGCGCGACCGATTATACGTGGATTATCTAGATGTTCCCGCGCATTGTCTGCAACCATCTTGCTGCCTTGAATCGTCTGAAGGAGCGTGTCGTGAAGATCCCGTGCGAGCCTAGTCCGTTCTTGCAATCGTTCGTCGAAGCGCTGTTTGAGAGCCTTGGCGAACCTACGCAACCTATATACATATGCGAGAAATACGAGCACGAGCAATAAGAGCACCACCAAGGCCCGGAACCAGAGAGTTTGGAACCATGCTGGTGGCACCGTGAATGCAAGTTCCGTGCCCCGCCAGTTGCATACCCCGTCATTGTTGCAAGCGGTAACGTGAAATACATAAGGACCCGGCTTCAAATCGTTGTAGAACGCCTGGCGCCGTCGGCCAACCTCTGTCCAGTTAGAATCGTGGCCATCCAAACGATAACGAAAGCGCACCCGTTCGGGGATCACATAGCTCAAAGCAGCATAGTCGAGTTCGATCTGACGCGGGTGCACAGGCAGTTTCAGATGTTGACCGACCGAAACGTCGTTGCCATCGACGATCAGCCGCTCCAGCTTTACCGGTGGGGGCAATTCATTGAAGGGTAAGTGTTGCGGATCGATGATCTGGAAGTCATAGTCGCTGGCGGACCAAATCTTGCCATCAGGAGTTTGCGCTGGGTTTCCGTTTGAGAGATTTGGTCGTGCCCCTTCGAGCGCATCGAAGACACGAGCATGGACACGCTTGGCAGGATTTTGCCACCACGCGGCAAGATCGGAATAAGATACACGCACGATGCCGCAATGGAGATAGAACCACTTGAATCCGCGACCGTCGTCGTGAATGTTGACCCCACTGTTGCACGGCATCCCAGAGGCCATCGTCAAGCTTCTCGCCTGCCCCTCGAAGTATCGAATAAAACCTTGCTGCGTCACGATCCAGAGAGCGCCGTCTGAATCCTCCATAAGGTTCTCAACTCTGTCGTTGAAGCCGCCCGCGACTACATGTTCAAATCGGCCGTTACGAAACGAGAACAGGCCATGCACTGATCCGCCTATCCAAATTCCTCCCGCCGCGTTGGGGGCAAGAGCGTTCATCACTTGTTTTCCCGCAAAATAGGACACGTCGAATCGGTCTATCACCCGATAGTTGCGAATCTGGATCAGGCTGGAATTGTGAGTCTCCAGATTTTCTACAGATGCCCAGATGTCATGCACGTGATCCTCAGTGATGTAAACGACGTAATCGCCTTTTCCAGTCGGAAATCCAGGAACTTCGGAAGCGATCCGCTGATCTCGCTTAACAAAGAGTCTATCCCCAGAACCGATCCAGACATTGTCTCGTAAATCCGTGAAAAGGAATTGCACATCTTCCAGCAGCCGGCCTTTATTGTCCCTTAGTTGAATCAGGGTCTTTCCCGATAGTTGAGCCAGTGTGCGGCTCCCCATGTAGACCGATCCTCTACGATCCGTCGCAACACCGTTTGCATGGTCCGCGAGCGAACCTTCACTAGCCGTGAAACTTATAACCGCGTAATCCCTAAAGTGATCAATGCCCTTCGGGGTGACAACCCAAATTCCTCGTTCGTGGTCCTCGAAGATCGAAAGAACGTTGCGGTCGCTAAGACCGTCTATCGCGTCAAAGTGATCCAGACGTCCATCGACAACTCGATAGAGACCCTTATCATCCGTTCCAATCCATAGAGCTCCATTCTGCTCTGGAAGGAGCGCGGACACCGAGAAGATACGGCCGTCTATTCTTGGAACTGTGTAGGAGGTCCAGTGTCCGTTTGTTCGACGGAGGAGACCGGCACCGTGCCCGCTTCGTTTCATCCCAGCCCAGAGCTCACCATCCGTGGTGCTGGCCAGACTGGTGATCGTGTTCAACCCTCGACCACTTGAAAGCGATGGAACAAGTTCAGTATCGGGTCTTGTACCTGGCTTCCAGCGGCAGATGCCCTCAGCGCTTCCCACCCAAAGAAAGCCGTCGGAGCTTGTCGTATTCGACACGCCCCTGATGCAGGAAAATCCTTCACTCTTTCCGAAACAGATGAGATCTGTCTCTCCCACCTTACAGAGTGCACTTGGATTGCTGTGGGCTCCACTGATACCCATCCACAGGCCGCCGTCATGGTCCTCCACGAATGGACCCGGCCAACGCGGACTTCCAGGATATGTGTAAACATGCCCATCTCTGATTCTTGCGAGACCTCGATCTGAGCCCACGTAAAGCGATCCGTCACGCGTCCCAAAGATGTGCCACAAAGAGATGCTGGGAAGAGCCTCGCCGGCTAGTGGAGTCCATTTTGTGAATCGCATGCCGTCAAAGCGATACAAGCCATTTTCCGTACTGACCCAAATGTAGCCATCCGCGGTTTGAGTAAGAGCCTGCGGAGTACCCATCAAGCCGGCGTCGCCCGTGCGCCACGCCCGATGAGCTAGCTGCGTCAGCCGTGTCGTAGGTTCGACAGACTGTGCTCTAGGTGGAGCGAAAATCAGAACCAGCGTTGCGACCAGAAGAGCCTTTGCCCGGACGTTCATACTCTGACACTCATTTCGTTTTGGGCGAAGGTAGCTCAAATCTGGAGCAAACCCCGTCGCAAAGCGATCGTAACCGCATGCGTCCTGTCATTCGCTTGCAGCTTGTCGACGATATTTTTGATGTGAAAGTTAACGGTCGTCTCCGAGATCGACAATTGATCGGCGATCTGCTTGTTCTTGTTTCCTTCGCGGATCAGTTCAAGGACTTCCAACTCGCGCGGCGTCAGATCCTCCTGCCCCATATGCTCTGCCACACTGCTGGCTACGTCGGATGGAATATGCTTACGTCCCGTTGACACAGTTCGGATAATCCTCAGCAGCTCATTCTTCGGCGTGCTCTTAAGGACATAAGCGGTAGCACCCGCGCGGAGCGCACGTTGAATCTCGATGTCCCCGCTTGAGGTGGTCAGCATCATGATCTTTGCGTGAGGAAACTCGCTTCGGATGGCGATCAAGGCTTCTGTGCCACTTGCGCCGGGCAGTCTCTGATCCATTAAGATTACATCCGGCCTGGTCCGGCGATATTCTTGTAGTGCCTCCTCTGCGGTCGATGCCTGAGCCACGGTCTCCATGTCCGCTTCCGCTGCAATGATCATGTTGAGCCCTTCACGGAATACGGGGTGATCTTCAACGACCATGATTCGAATTTGTCTGGGTGTAGGCATGCTCTCCTCTCGCGATGTAACCATTATTGAACGCTTTGGCAGAACCACTTTCAAGCGACCTGAGCGCGCGATCACTCTCCCCAGCCGCCCCATCAAGCCATCCTGAGACCTGATTCAAGGCATCCGTGGTTTCTGTCCCATCTGCTCTCCGTCGCACCTGATCAATGACGGATTTGCTGTGACAAATCATTTGCTCCAGATGGGGGTGGATCGACTTAGCAATTACCGTGCGCTGCTCAAATCGTTGAGAGTAGGTATAGTCGAGCGTCCGTTCGTAGCGGCGAATACCGCGCCGGTACATCAAATGCAGGCCCAAACCAAGAGCGGCAACTATGGAGATTCCGACGGAGTACAAGACGAAAAGAGAGAGATGAAGTGTTTCCATTGTCCCAACCCCCTAGCGACTTCGAACTTCGCCAGTCAAGGCAGATTCGTGGTCTCACAGTAAGTAGAGCCACACTTCCTAAAATTGAAAACCGACACAGTGAATCATCACGACCAAGCGTATAGGGTGGTAAGAACGCCGCAAAGTCACTTTCCACAGTGTCCTGCCTGTAGTTCTCCACAGTCTCAGCCTTACCGAAATCCTGATCCGATTTTGCACAGTTCTCGGTTTTGGATTGCTTATCTGCCCCGGAGATTGGATTCGACTTCCTCTGAAATCGAATGACAATCGCAGGTCGATGCCGATTCTTGGGCTGCAGATTGCGTGGCCTCATGGGATTCGTAACCAAATTATGGCTGCGACTACATCTTTCACAGCGGACCTTTCGATCTTTCGGAGAATGCGCTGAAGTAACGAAAGTACAGGATGCCTGCACGCATACGTCTCCACCCGGTTCATTAGATACCAATGAAATCTTTGGTGCCTGTAGAAAGGAACAGGTTTAGTACTCTTCGATCCGGGGGGGTGTTTGGTCCCTGCGGAGTGGATGCTTACTCCAGAATGGTGATCCAACCCGCCGACGCATTCGCTGCTTCCTTCGAGCACAATACCATTGGAGAAAAACGATGAAGATTCAAAGAATCATTGTCCTGTCCGCTGTTCTGGCATTGCCTGCGATGTCCTCTATAGCTCAGTCTGGCGCGATCCTAGCGACCGGGACTTTTCACGGTATTGTGCACAAGGCCTCAGGCCGGGCGACTGTATACCAGGCCACGGGAAGGAACTTCCTTACCAGCATGGTCGAACGGGTTGACCTCGGACC
The nucleotide sequence above comes from Tunturibacter empetritectus. Encoded proteins:
- a CDS encoding response regulator; this encodes MPTPRQIRIMVVEDHPVFREGLNMIIAAEADMETVAQASTAEEALQEYRRTRPDVILMDQRLPGASGTEALIAIRSEFPHAKIMMLTTSSGDIEIQRALRAGATAYVLKSTPKNELLRIIRTVSTGRKHIPSDVASSVAEHMGQEDLTPRELEVLELIREGNKNKQIADQLSISETTVNFHIKNIVDKLQANDRTHAVTIALRRGLLQI
- a CDS encoding sensor histidine kinase, which translates into the protein MSKHKVWTFAIAGILISMSFMMTYWMAPRMREGEACIEDDPTMCGRVSKFSRMLLWGSATIWSFGFFMAYVLGGILEWYQFVWFRLLCGLLVIAIGCWLYLYRLRLRAASMKMRFDERLEERSRLARDLHDTLLQTIQGGKLVADNEKNNVQEPAAKIALHRLSSWLERAVLEGRAALDSLRVSTTESNHLAGSLREAFEGCNAQMELELLVIGANKEMHPIARDEVYKIGHEAILNACNHSRGKRLIVELVYDQNMLLRIQDDGEGIAPHILQAGRSGHYGLIGMRERAARIGAKHTVVCSETGTIVTLFVPGEAIFIA
- a CDS encoding sensor histidine kinase → MNTITSLASTTDGELWAGMKRSGHGAGLLRRTNGHWTSYTVPRIDGRIFSVSALLPEQNGALWIGTDDKGLYRVVDGRLDHFDAIDGLSDRNVLSIFEDHERGIWVVTPKGIDHFRDYAVISFTASEGSLADHANGVATDRRGSVYMGSRTLAQLSGKTLIQLRDNKGRLLEDVQFLFTDLRDNVWIGSGDRLFVKRDQRIASEVPGFPTGKGDYVVYITEDHVHDIWASVENLETHNSSLIQIRNYRVIDRFDVSYFAGKQVMNALAPNAAGGIWIGGSVHGLFSFRNGRFEHVVAGGFNDRVENLMEDSDGALWIVTQQGFIRYFEGQARSLTMASGMPCNSGVNIHDDGRGFKWFYLHCGIVRVSYSDLAAWWQNPAKRVHARVFDALEGARPNLSNGNPAQTPDGKIWSASDYDFQIIDPQHLPFNELPPPVKLERLIVDGNDVSVGQHLKLPVHPRQIELDYAALSYVIPERVRFRYRLDGHDSNWTEVGRRRQAFYNDLKPGPYVFHVTACNNDGVCNWRGTELAFTVPPAWFQTLWFRALVVLLLLVLVFLAYVYRLRRFAKALKQRFDERLQERTRLARDLHDTLLQTIQGSKMVADNAREHLDNPRIIGRALDRLSEWLDRASIEGRAALEALRSSSVEANDLVGALHRVADDCIRGARMAISISTVGAIREMHPIARDEVYRIAYEAIRNACAHSGARHLWVELEYKRRFYLTVRDNGHGVDEDVLRSGKPGHFGLAGMRERALFMGGNFNISSSPQSGTVISVVIPGQAIYKNPSRRLRDWLGEPFQSKADPHKDESL
- a CDS encoding heavy-metal-associated domain-containing protein — its product is MKIAIAGILGMCALTAQGQYKQINLTVFGMDCPPCAFAIRLSMKNVRGVSGVDVDLNKGLVAIKLTAGSTAELRQFNEAVEKNGFAHQDADVLVEGVLSGSPKAPLLQVTGTNDRYALMPFAQGVDVTSLLGKSIIVQGVLPQSAKGKVPVTLRYKTIAVPQ